From the genome of Podarcis muralis chromosome 3, rPodMur119.hap1.1, whole genome shotgun sequence:
GTAGTGCATTAAACTGAATAGTTTCTCAAGTTACAATAGTCACCCTTTTTAAAGTATGTAAATCTGTATGTGGTGATGCTGGAATCAGGCAGCTAGGACTTTCCATGCCTGTCTACTGTTTCATAAAAGCAGTCCTCATTAACCACTGAAGTTAAACTTTGTACACTAAATTCTCTTTCTAAAATAGAGTTCAGGTCAAAACTTGCTGCATCTGGATGGCTATCAAGAGACTGGTGCCGTTCTTGCATTGCCAGTAATGTTCCTTTGTCGCGTCTTGTGCTGTTCACTTTCCGTTTAATAGGGCAAAAGTGCGCCCTGACTAGTTTAGGGTGATCACCCACCCTCCGCCCTTCTCCATACTCACTCTCAGAAGAATACTTATCCTCTGTATCATCACTAGGATTCTCGGAAATCTTCAGCCGCTGGAACTGAATTTCTATGTCTTTTGTGGGACTGCCTATCTTTAGAATCTGCTGGTAGTCATCCTCGTCATCGCTTAAAATGTCAGATTCTTTGACAGGACTGTTTGAAAAATCTGATGCAGAGTTTTGGAGATGTTTCACGGGGGACAAATTTTTAGATTCCAGGATGCTATCGGTGGTATGGCAACTGCTACTTGGAGTACTGCTACTCAGGCTGCATTCATCAGAATCCAATTCATTTACTTTGCCTGCTTCAGTGTTCCATTCATTACTGGGAGAGTTCTTCATTAACTTTAATGATCTTGAGGAAGCTGCCAGGGTAAAAACACATGCTAAATTCCTATACTCAACAACTCTGGCAAGCATAACAATAAGAGTTATATAGTTTCACAATTACGTTTCAGTATGAAGTGACATTTTAAACTACTTTCGTTATATCACAGGGGAGATATTTTAAGTTATGAAGTGTGGCtttcttcaaacaaacaaaaactctgAACTTAGATTGGCTGATTAATCCAGGAGCCCACAGAGGCAAACTCCATGTGGACTGACTGTATAAAAATGGCAACATTAAGCTGCCTCTTAGAGCACTAGGAAGGAACAGGGTTCAGTGCTTCCTGCCTAGTCACTGTGGAAGCCTGTCAATAAAATAGACTAGCActattccccctgcccccccccaaaaaaaaactcctACAAAGACAAGTTTGTAAGGTTCAAGTACTGAGTAAGGATCTTTGCATGAAGCTGGAGGGACTGCTGAAGTGAACAAGTTCTGCTTATGCACTATGTCAAAGATAAGGAACCGCTCATTCCTGTGCTATGCTTCAACCTTACCTCAACTGCTCTGAGGATAAGCCTCTATGGCAGTCTCAGCTCTTCAGTCAAAGGCTAAGTAAGTTTATGAGAAAGTAATTTCAAGCAGTCAGTGTAGAGGAAATACTTCTATTTTGAAGATTGCTCAGACTTTGTGTGTGGAAGAATATCCTACTTTGTTAATCACAAAGTTGATGTGTATTATTACAATTTCTATACCATCTtttatctgaggatcacaggacagtttacaatataaaaacacataccGTAGTAACAAATAAAAGCATACCCTCCCGAagttttaaaaggccatatattttttaattagcaaaaggcctgggagaagagaaatgtttttgcctggtgcctaaagatacgtAAGAAaggttttatattgttgtaaaccacatggggtcacgaagagtcggacacgactaaacgactaaacaacaacaacaaaccactgtgatatatttttatgattaagtggtatataaacattaaataaataaataacccaaattatccccccccccatcgtcTTGCTTTGTTTACTATCTGGTCTGATTAAATGTTCGGGAACACTTGAAAGCTTGCATGCTGTTTTGTGACATTTCAGTTGACCTAGTAAGGTGGTGGTTCTAAGGAGGATTctggctctccccctccccccttataATCCAACACAACTGACTTTTAGTTTAAGCAAAATTAATGTTCTCCCACGCTTGTACACGTTTTTTTACTATTAAATTTATGtctcaaaagcaaaaaaacaacaaccccaaaccaaCCTAGAATCAGACAGGTATTTAAAAACATCAATTTCTGTGCTTTGCAAAGTTTTAGTTCTTCCTACCTTTTCAACTGCAAGATGATGCAATAACGCCTACTAAATATACAGTTGCACAACTAGTAATTTTCAACAAAGTGCAGTACAAACAGAATAAGTTTAGTTACTGTAATCTTTGTTTCCTCTCCAGCAATACTACAGATAAGTGTTTGAACATGCTTGGATAGTATTACTACAAACTAGTATGAGTTTAAATTTTGACAAAAAATACATTCTTACCCAATTTTGCTGAAACAGGAATTCGATTTTTATGCAGAACTAGGCGGCTTTTACATGTTTTCTCCAATGGTGAGTCACACTTTATTTGACGCCTTAAGTTTTCTCTTAGAATTGAACGAATCACTTTGACTATATTGGTCTTGCTTTCACAATCACTGCAAAATTCAAGAAAAGTGTAGTTAGGTTTTAGATAATACAAACACATATGATTTGGCTTTGTCTTCGTAATTTGAATGAGCAATTTGGAAACCTTAATTGTTCACAGAAGGAACACTTAAGTGTCTGGAGAATCAGCATGAATGTGCAATTCCTCATGGGGTTTGCATAAAGTTCTGTGCCTACACAGTTCAGTTCTACAGCTTTTGAGAGCGGAGTTGGCAGAGCACATCCATAGGGAGATGATTGGCCTTGCTGCATGAGCAACAACATAAAATATCTTTCACCTGAGGTTTCTTGGGAAGTGTACATACAGCTGCCGTTAAACAAGGAAAATTCAGTATGCTGTGATTAATTCCAAAGGATATCTAATGGCCCAAATTATGCATATTATATAGAGGCTATTATGTAGGGTTGGAATGAAAGGAGAAAAAGATTATTTGGAGGGGAAAGTGAACCCACGATTGTACCTGCTACATAGCTGGAAGGTTGTTTCAGGTCTTCCTTCCAATTCTGACTTGGTATGAATCAATTCCCAAATGCAATTGTTTTCTGTTCCTGCATGTGGAAAGAAAGACATGTTACTGTAAATATTTCATGATGTCTACAAGTCTGTTGCCAAACAATTTTCATGGAAAGACTTATGAGACCACAGGGAAAACTTCAAGATCCTTCAAGACATAGTGCCCTCACCTATTACTATTGTGTTTTATATTCTATCAATTTATgtcatcccccccaccaccaccactgttttACCAAATAAAGATGCTATCACTCTCCCTCTATATGCTGGTATGCAGCAGGTAAGCTGTGTAGCCCTACCATGACATACACTATCGATATGGATTATTGGGAAGAAAAATCAGGTTTTCCCCTTATTTGCAGTTGTGCCATTAACTGTATCCAACATCGCATTAGAGACTCTACCCACACTGTTTGCTTAACAGCAAAGTAAGTTCAGCATCCAACCCAGGACAGCTTTTTGTCATTTATCTTCTACTGaattaaaaaaatcttaatctcAGATTCACAGTTACTGAAGAAATTCGTTTTTTATTGGTAAATAACAAGATACTTAGCAAATTATGCTAAACATGCTGCCTGATGTAAATAGGCACTACATTATTGACAACTATAATAAACACTGAATTCTTTCACAAGTGTCCTTCAATCtatattctaaaaagttgtgatGGATGCACTGCTTGATCAACCATAGCGACAACAAAATCTCTAGCTAAGGCCAAGTTATAAACCACCCTCCTGCATCAACATTACTTTTGCCGTCACATCAGCAGGGGACAAACCACAGTTGATTACAGGTTTCTATTTTGTCTGAATTAGGAAACTATTGTTAGTTTCAAACAGCAGGCTATGAAGCCTTAATATATTGTCTTGTTTGGAAAACATGAACCATAGTTTACATATAATTGTTTCAATGTGGCCATTTTCTTCTGTTGTTTAGCTTTACTCCATATGTTAAGATTTGAAGTAATAAAAGTACTGAACACATTCATTGGTAACAAACAtcgaaaaacaataaaaatgtttaataaaaaatgtattattatctATAGATAAGGTCACCTGCTGTATTGCCCAGTCGGACTTGAAGAGCAGATAAAGGAATCAGCCAACGAAATTTAAACAAGTCCAAATCATTGTGATTATGCGTAGTACGGACATTTGTTGCCTGTAAATAAAAAGTACTGAATCAGTTTAAGTGCCATTGCCTTATAAAGAATTAATTAAAGCTTCATTCCTAGAAAACAGAATTATGCTTCTGGGAGAGCAGGGAGTTTGGATCAGGGATCATGTAAGCGAGTGACTTTTTGACATCACCCCATTTGGATGTGATGGGTAagaaggcaaaacaaacaaaaatctcccccacccctttctaaaATGGGAAGCTTCCACTAGATCACAGTCCCTTGTGAGTCTAGATTTTTTCACCTATTTCTAATCTACTTTATCTAGAAAAATTCTCTAAGTAATGTATAAAACATTCCATGTATCTTCTGTACGTATACCTTGAGACATTTTGTATTGTAAATCAGAACAATAATACACAATGCATCTTAGGTAGTCTTAATTTGTGACTAAGAAAAACTTACCAGTTTCTTCTTCAGTTTGCAGTTCTCTTTATATACTAAGATGACAGCTCTTTTGAATGCTAAGAAGAGAGAGTGACAAGGCAACTTTTATTGATTAGACTTCCAAAATGAGTActacattttaatttttgaattCAGTTATGACATACACTAATAATAGTGTGTCTTAACTGGCAAAGCAAATTGCTACAGGGATTTGCACAGGGATTTGTGTCCTCTCTAGATCTGCCATTGCTTGCATTTCACTCCTGGGGCTTATATTTATACAATCTTGGGTTGCATTTAATGAGAAGCAAGATGTTTGCCTGACTGGTATAGCTGGTAGCTGGAAGTCTTTCACTTTACCTATTCCCAAATATTGTAAATATGTTCAACTGTACATTAAAGCGTTTATCTATTCACATTTTTGTCAGCTCATTTATTTTACAGAATCTGAGCACAGCTGCATCCCAATCCCATCTACGTTATCCACTTTTCTCTCCTCCCATCAATAAACTGGATCAAATTTATCCGAGATGGGTGCAATCATTCAAATTTACTATTAACAAGACTACAGTTCCAGAAGAAGCATTTATGTATAAGAAACTTACAGAACTTTGTTCTGGGACAATGGGATACACAAATTAAAGTGAAAGGGAATAAGAGTCAaaatacctaataataataatattaataataatgcaatCTGTAAGAAGACTATATAATCCTTTAGTAAGAGCTATTTATAATATGCAAACACATCATTCACACAACTATAGACAAAGGCATGAACAGAAATTTGATTGATTGCTGTAGGTCCTTTATCTTAATTGCACAAAGCTAATTGATTCATGTTAGCACCTTGCAATTGTTACAATCTTCATCCAAGCCTTAATAATGCAGCAGCATTTTTCAGCAGCTCCAGTGTGGAAACAGTAGCATGTATAGCAGCCTGCTCATATTTTGAACTTTAGTTGCTAATTCTAATGatgttcttaaaaagaaaagaaaagctgggaGGAGTTAAATACTTGAGGTGAGAGCTACCTAATGCAAACAGGCAACATCATGTGTAATGGTAGTTCTTTCTCTCCTCACCTCAGCCGCCCACCCCCCTCACAAATTTCTCTCCAAAAATAGACTTCAAAAGGCAGAGAAAACTTCTACAGCAGATTTTGGGGATATGCAGGGGGCTGGAGGGGACAGAAGAGAAACAGGAAGTATGGGTGTATGAGCAGATTTCTGTTGTGGCAAGTATGCAAAAATCATTGAATGTCACCCTAAGTGACTGGGGAAGGTCAAAGCAAGGCAATCAGTAGATAAGACTTCATTACTCAGTCTCATCCTTGTCCATGACCTTAGCCATCTACAGCCTGCTACCCCACAATGTTTTATCTGGTGTCTCTCCCACTCTGCTAAAAGGATCAAAAATTCAAGTTACAGTCTGTGTTACTTGAGAGCTGGTACAGCATAGTGGTTAATAGGCTGAGCCATAAAATTGGAAGTCCCTgactcaaaacaggaagtcccaTGGCTATTAACTGAATGCCATTAAGAAACGTCACAATCATATAGTAATAGAAAACTCATTCATGGGCCATTATGCAGCAGAATCAATACCATACACAAGAGAGGAGGCATCAGTGGGCTTGGATATTCCGGGGAATACAGACATACAAATATACTTGTAGGGAGGAGGATAGACCTAGGGCagtcagatgcaaaagaggacagggctctGCATCTTCTAAAGTTATACAGAAGAATTCCAGCAGGTGTAGCTTAAATGACAAAGAGCAGAAAAACCCCATGGTGCAGAATAACGACTAAGCAGGCTCAGAGGCCACAGAATGCTGTTAGATTGTTAGGAAAAATAGTAATAtcaaggagggagggaatggaAAAACCTATCACCAGAAAGAGCATAGTTAACTGACTGTGGCCCTCAACAGGAACAAACTACACTGCAACCTTTTGTTGTGCTCCCACCTGTCTTATCCTTCTCTCTTCAATAATGGGACGATACTGGCCTACTCTGTAACACTGTTATCACTGTGATAAAATGTGTAAATACTTTCACAAAAATTTTGAGATCTACATCATATACTATATTCACAACAATACCACCATCACTAATTTTCAGTAGTGGAATGCATTTCAACCAAGTTCCATCTTGGAGCAAGCATAGAAAGCTAACAGATCTGATATCAACAATGCATACCTGTAACCACTGAATGAACTATTTTAGATGATGTTTTGACATAGTTTGAATAAATCACTCACCAAACACTGTGAGTTCCAGGTCTTTTCTTGTTTTGCCTAATGATGAGAATGGATTCAGCCAGGCAACAGTAGAGTGCATTAGAAGTTCTCCCATGGAAAGTTCGGTGACCTATGTCCATTGTAGAGTAGAAGAGTTATTCATTCTAACATACAGCAATTGGCATCACTTGCTGAACAGGCTCTttggctggggtattgtttagggggattttgctgctgttactgatattaatttttgtatcttAATTTCTGGCTCTTATAATGACTTATGTGGAAATTTTTCAATTATCTGTACTTTTTATGCGTTTTATGTTTAtgctttttgttatgtttgtaattcaGGTAACTCTTGTCTTTCTTGTTGTAAGATGTCTTGACTATGAAAAGGCGGCAtaaaaattgatgatgatgatactgttGGACAAAGATTAAGGCCAAAATTTGAATTATCTGCACACACAAAACCCTGCTCCCATCTTCTTACCTCTTTCTCAGTTCCACTTTGATCTGCAACTAGTTGGTCAAACACTGCACCGTAATCCTCGTAAATCTTCTGCATTTCATTGATGTGACTGGCCACCTTTTCCATTGCCTTCAGTGCTTCTGCAATTTGTAAAGGCAAATCCATTATTTGATATACACTGAATGGGCCAGTTGAAAGCTGTACCCTTGAGTCACTTAAAACCCAGGAATTCATCATCTTAGGAAGTGCAGAAACAAATGCACTGTTGATGATAACCAAATAAGCAAAACCGCTCCCCGTGTCTTGCCAAAAATTTCTATTAATCATGTGGAAAACCACTTTACACTCTGTAATGTGCAATGAGGTTCCCTATCGTGTGCTTGGCTCAATGCTAAATACATGATATGACACAAACAGCTGGGACAgtttttaagaacataaaaagatcctgccattggtccatctaagtccagcatcctgttctcacaatggctgacCAGTTGCCTCtgtgaaaccagcaagcaggaatcgagcacaagaacattctcccctcctgttcaactggtattcagaagcacagatAGCAAAGCTTATTTCCTTGGGAAGTACCTGTGAGATGGTAATGCTCCTCGCTTTCAGGGTCTGTCAGAGATACCAGCTCCTTCAGGAGCAGCGGGTATTTCAGCACCCTCTGAACTGGCTTGATGAGAAAGGACTCCAATGTGGAAGAATGCTGTTTAGCTGGGTTGCGAGCATCCAGAAAGGCCTTAAAGGCTTTATCTGTTTTGgctaaaggaaaaacaacaaaaacccagagCGTATTAGCAGCCCAAAAGCAACAATATGGAGAATCAATCTTCTGCATTTCATTCCAGGACCTGGCAAACAATAGGCCACACTCCTCTGCCTCCCTCTTGGCAAAGGCCATCAATATTCTATGTAGCAATAAGCAACAGAGAGATAATCCTTTCCCATATTATGCATCCTTTGTTACTCCACCTTAATCTACAATCACTGCTGTGCAGCTTAGTTTTCCACAGCTATTAAATTGACCACAGGGCATTTACTACTGGGCGGTGGAAGTGGCTGGCAGGGCACAG
Proteins encoded in this window:
- the TIAM2 gene encoding rho guanine nucleotide exchange factor TIAM2 isoform X10, with protein sequence MEGIKNIPPLKPLARQLTDADRLRKVIQELMDTEKSYVKDLSCLFQLYLEPLQSETFLTQDEMESLFGSLPEMLDFQKVFLETLEDGISSCSDFNTLETPSQFRKLLFSLGGSFLYYADHFKLYSGFCANHIKVQKVLERAKTDKAFKAFLDARNPAKQHSSTLESFLIKPVQRVLKYPLLLKELVSLTDPESEEHYHLTEALKAMEKVASHINEMQKIYEDYGAVFDQLVADQSGTEKEVTELSMGELLMHSTVAWLNPFSSLGKTRKDLELTVFAFKRAVILVYKENCKLKKKLATNVRTTHNHNDLDLFKFRWLIPLSALQVRLGNTAGTENNCIWELIHTKSELEGRPETTFQLCSSDCESKTNIVKVIRSILRENLRRQIKCDSPLEKTCKSRLVLHKNRIPVSAKLASSRSLKLMKNSPSNEWNTEAGKVNELDSDECSLSSSTPSSSCHTTDSILESKNLSPVKHLQNSASDFSNSPVKESDILSDDEDDYQQILKIGSPTKDIEIQFQRLKISENPSDDTEDKYSSESEYGEGRRVGDHPKLVRAHFCPIKRKVNSTRRDKGTLLAMQERHQSLDSHPDAASFDLNSILEREFSVQSLTSVVNEDCFYETVDRHGKS